The region TCCCCCCTCCAAACCCTCACCAGTTACTGAACTCCATCATCACTCCTTTTCCTTTCCCTTCCTATTTTGCAGCTCTCCATTGCTTCATCTTTTCCTACCATGACAAAATGGGGACTATGTGCAGCCTTCAGGGAAGAGATGTTGTCTTTCACTTGTGGCAGCAGCTGGAAGCCCTTTTGCGGAATAAGATCACAGCCGAGGGTCTTGAAATCCTCTTGCCCTTCATCCTTGCTCTCATGCGTGAGGAATCCACTGCTGTCTATGCAGCTTGGTACCTTTTTGAGCCCATCTCAAGAGTTCTGGGTCCCAGAAATGCAAGCAAGTACTTACTGAAGCCACTGATCAACGTTTATGAAAACCCTCACTGCCTGCGCGGGCGTTTCTATCTCTACACGGACTGTTTCATTCTGCAGCTGATTGTGAGGCTCGGCCTGCAGGCTTTTCTGTCCAGCTTACTGCCCCACGTACTGCAGGTCATCACAGGCTTTGAAAGCTGCATGTCAGACTCTGGAGGGGAAGCTTGTAAAGGGCTGAGGACTGGCATGTGTAATttaggagaggaggaggaggattttGAGTGTGGGGAGATGCGGGCATCCTCTGGGTCTGTTGGTGGCAATATGGGAGGCAGCAGTGGGGCCAGTGGAGGAGTGGGGGTGGTTGGAGACACTGGACTGGTTGACTACTCCTCTGGCATCAGTCTCAGTGATCAAGTGTTTCTGTCAGAGGCAGAGGACTTTCAGAATGGGTTCTATGTCAACAGTGGAGCAGGGGTGGCTGCTGGGAAACAGCAGAGCCAGAACTCTGCAGCCAAGGAACAGGATCAGGAGTCTCTAAGTGTGGGGAAACTAAGCGACAAAAGCAGCACAAGTGAACTCTCGCTGGGTGATGATTCAATGCGGGACAGAGCCAGTCTCAAATCAGCTGACAGCAGCCAAGATCTGAAACATGCCAGTGAAGGAGAGGAGGGCGGAGAATTGGAGGAAGAAGAGGTGACTGAGACTAATGAGGGTAAAGAGGGGACAGACGACCCGTCTGTCCTCAACCTTGAGCTCACTCTCTCCGGTTGTACAGAAGCTTCAGGAGCGACGGTTGCCACTCTAGAGGGGGAGTTTGTGAATGGAATGACACTGGAAGAGACTGAGAAAGGGATAGTTACAGGACAAGAAGAGGAGGACCATGATCCGTCTGAAGAATCTGAGGAGAAAGAGCAAAAGATCCTTCTCGGTGAGTTAATGATGGAAGCTTATATGAAACATTTGCTTAATAACTGATAATGTCTAATGCTAGAATTATGTTTCCATACACAGATACAGTTTGCAAAACTGTTCGATGGCTATCAGCAAAACTTGGACCAACAGTGACATCGCGATATGTAGCCAGAAACCTGCTGCGATTGCTCACAAATTGTTATATTGGTGCGTACATTTCTAACCTGAAAAGCTTCATTGTTTTACTTATTACTGACAAAAACATGCTTTGGAGTTTTGCGTTCTCCGCCAGTGCTATGTGTTGCTGCTTGTGTTTTCTCAACCCTTTTCCTTACCATGTTCTGTGTCTATAGGACTTGAAAACCACCAATTTGTGGCCCCAGCATCTGAGGAGAGCAGTTTGGAGAGTGTGGGGATGGGCAGCGTGTATGAGAAGAAACCTGTGGTTGGCGACCACACAGCAGGGCCTGTGTTAGACTGTCTCATCTACATAGCTCAACTTTATGGAGAGCCTGTGCTCACTTACCAGTATCTGCCTTATATAGGATATTTGGTGAGAAAAAAGCTTATAGaagtaacacacacataaatctTCCATTTGCAATATAAAGCaaatttttcttatttctgcGGAACTAATGTTTGTactaaacattattttaaagtgaTATTTCAGTTGAGGGCTTCAACAgagtgtgcttttattttaccTATGCTTCTGTTTTTCTAGGTGTCTCCACCTTCTTCACAGCGTCTTAACACACGCAAGGAAGCAAGTCTGCTTGGCGCTGTTGCACTTACACAGAAGATCATCGTCTTTCTCTCTGATACCAATCTGATGGACATGCTTATGAAGATCAATCAGGATGTGCTGCTACCACTATTGGACCTGCTTACCACTCCTCGTATGGGGTAAATAACACACAAACCAGTATATGTGTATGCATTTTTTAGCTCCTGTCACAGTTTTagtcactgtgagctcattttttcaCTGATATGTAAGTTCTGCAACTctacagaaatgacacaaccaGGGCTAGAAGTAGGGAAAACTCAAAGATtgtctgtgcagtatgacagttCCAGTGccataaataatttaaaaacaaaaggttacttttattatttacaagGATTTAAAAATCCTGCAGTCaatatgtacaacattttccaagtgcTGACATGTGTTATAAATGCTCTTTAAACTACAGATGtatacattttggatttttctccaTATTTGCCTCCACTCTGCTCTGTGTACAGCCTGTCCAGTACAACAACAAATCCCTGAAATTTAGTGCCAGGGTAGATAGTTGCATGTAAATCACTAATGGCTGCCCGTGTATGGcaaaatgaattatttttgccattttttaaggAGACCTGTacaattaagtgattttaattataagcttagatttgatttAGTTTTCTGATGAAATGGCATTTAACATAAAGTACTTTAAAGACCATTACGAAGTCGAATATCTGACAgttctttctgttgtttcaatttctggctttgataaatTGTGTCATAACATTGGCAGGTGTTGGAATTCATTCTGCAAAATATTGGcgattgttttgcttttgtttgatttttttttttttttgtgtgtgtgacacgATGTACTTCAAAGTATAATGTCTTTTAATTTTTGTGTCGAAATAGTGTAATCACAAATATGCTACAGCAGATATGTCCGTCATCCTCTGCTTTGTTCCTCCCATTCTGCTGTACTGTGTAGATTTCCCAGTGGGGTGCAAACTCGCACTGCTGTCTGTCTCAAGACACTCAGCCTGATGGCTCTCATCTGTCTGCGCATCGGGAAGGAGATGGTGCAGCAGCATATGGCTGACACTCTTAGGCGgttctttgctgttttctctctgctgcatTCTCTGCAGCCCCAGGTAGTTATGcagacacacaagcacaaacacacacacactcccttgTAGCCGTGTACAATAACCTGAAATGTAACTAAACGCTAACCGAGACTTTATTCCTACCATGACAATACAGCATCATGTCAGCCAACAGACTTTTCATTACTCTTTTCAAAAACAGTCTTCACTCTCAGGGTCTAAAACTCAGATTGGTCGTAACAAAGATACACctatacaataaataaaacctgACAAATGTCATATTGAATTTGTTTCTCGAACACTTTCGACAAACAAATCTGTCGCAAAGAGCtttatgaaaaacaaatgacataaaaccaaacaaaaatatGACTGAATAAAAATGAGCCGGTAACTTTGAATACAAACTGAGGGAAGGCAAAGAAGTACGTGTATTTGTGAGAATGACAgagtggtttttttttctggttgcaTCAGGTGTAAATTTTGCCCTACTGCTGTGCATATTTcttggaataaaaataaatgaatgtaattgaaaatacaaaaaaatgattgtCTCATCTTATCTGTAGCTGGACAGCGCGCCTCGCAGAGTTGTGGGAGAAGTCACGGTGGTGGATGTCTGTACACCTGAAGAGTCCAATGTGACGTATGAGATGGCAGTTTTGGAGGAGCTGCAGACTGTATTTAACCCTGAGATGGCCCATGCATCCTACATCCCTTTCCACTGCCTCACAGGTAGGAATTAGCTCATCTTTTGTCATACAAAATACCCCCTCTAGTGGGACTGAGACAGTATACTCTGCTAATTTTTTACAATCCTGTTGAAAATCAGTGTTCTTTTGCGGTTTTCTGTAGGTGATGTAGCAATTCGGAAACTGGTTCCCAATCATGAGTTGGTCTGGCAGTTGGCCCAGTCCTACCATCAGAGTGTGAGTCAGGGGAGTTCAGAGACATACGTCACAGCAACATCCAGGTTGGAGCCACTTGCATCCACTGGTTTTGGCAGACGTATGGGTTGTAGCCCATTTCCTGCACCTTCAACTAGCTCCACCCCGGTAGGAGACTCCGTCCCCGAGTCGGGCACATTTGGGAGTCGCCTTGTAGGGAATCGTATCCAAGTTTCCCGAGACAATGACTACGGTGGCAGCCCCAACCCTGGCTTGGGCAACTCTTGGGGACGCTCCAGTCATACCACTCCCATCATCACCACTGCCTCTACCTTCTCCACTCCATCCACTGGAACAatgtctttctcctcctcctgggTGACGAGCCCCGCCCCTGAGGACAGTGCCCTGAAGCAGGAGCTCCCTCGTAGTAGCCGCTCCCTCCAGGGCAACTGGCTGGCATACTGGCAGTATGAGATCGGTCTCAATCAGCAGGATCCACATTTCCACTTCCACCAGATCAGGCTCCAGAGTTTCCTGGGTCACTCAGGCCCCACAAAGTGTTTGGCACCACTGGCAGGAGAGGATTACTTCCTTTCTGGTAGCAAAGACAAGACTGTGAAGCTGTGGCCCCTCTATAATCATGGAGATGGGACGAAGGAGATGGAGCCCAGACTGACGTATAGTGAGCATCGAAAGTCTGTCTTCTATGTTGGACAGCTAGAGGCTTCACAGGAGGTAGTCAGCTGTGATGGCAGTGTGCACCTGTGGGACCAGTATACAGGTGAGGAACTTCAAGCACAGTGCAGTTAGTCTCATGATTAGAACTTAGGAGGGTGTAGTTTTTAGTTGTTTATGTCAGTGCATTTCATCTCTGGTCTTTAGGGAAGCACATCCGCTCATATGATGCTGTGGATGGGAAGAGTCCCATCAcagctgtcaccaccatgccaGCTCCACACTGCAGTGTTGTGTTTGGAAGCGCAGATTCTGTCCTCCGCTTCATTGATCCTCGCAAACCAGGATTGCAGGTAACAATTTCACTCAGAAACCTCATTCTGCCAAGACTTAGGCCATACACCACTCACCAATTACTAGGCTTTGTGTTTTCAAAATGGGAGTGCTTTTTGCACTTCTTATATAGTTGTTTCAGGCTTGACAGTGACAAGTCTTCCCCTGTGTCCCCAGCATGAATTTCGCCTGGCGTACAACAATGTGAGTGCTGGGCTCATTCGTTACCTGGCAGTGAGCCCCTCAGGACGCAcagtggctgcaggtttttcatctggcttcattgTTCTGCTGGATGCACGCACAGGACTTGTACTGAGGGGCTGGCCAGCACACGAGGGAGATATCCTCCAGATGAAGGTATGCTTACACCGTGAgctttttgtttgcagttttttttttttttttttttcattacatCTTTGTAACTGGATAAGACCACCTCTGGTTAACACCCTCAGTCAGTAGTCAGGAGTGTTTTGACTACTGGAAGATAACTTACCTGTAAAGCAGATTCCACGAAGCTTTggcagttggaaaaaaaaaagtgaatttcatttgtatttttttggcaTCTTTGCCTTTATTCAAACAGTGGGTAGCAAAGAAGAGCCAAGAAGTAGGGGAGAGGGAGGAATGATAACATGATTATTATCATATCCATTTGTGATAGTTATTTACAAGATTTAAATATGCATCTCATCTCTTCAAATATTAGCAGAGACAAACTGGGATTAGTTTCAGTCGATTTGTTGATTGTGtaaaaaactgatgcttttagAATGGATTAAAAATGGTGGCTTTTAATGAAATTGCTGTTGGAAACAGTCTTTAGAGAAAATGTAAGAATttaatttaaccctttacgcttcagtgcgtcgtaggtgtaccgccggcggtacacctactaatttgcataggaatttcaagaatgtccgacggctgcaaacccgattatacaaacactatatgccgatggaaagcttagattctcatgaatctgccggtataaaccactttcagatgcgattaccacagcgggtgagaaaaacacatttgtccgacaaaaaaaacaaatattcatccatccgttctctatacacggcttcaacgcacacagcgcgactcacatttccgggttcattattacacacagaaaaaaagattccacaaaaaacggccataatccaacctttaacatccagatgacacaagccagtaaactattttgcccaaaacatgtcctgaagtcggtataaaatccacgaatcggtcgttttcaaggaaatgcacctcgcgatgtgcgtccaatattccctgtattttcgtaatttttttatttaaaaatagaatattagcgatttttttgtactgaaaatggctggaattgactgaagcttaaagggttaaacattttgaaaagcGATGTATGATTTACGAAAGAATGGAGTGAAAATTGTGAGTTTAGCAGCCAACATTCTGGAGTGTCTCTAAATGTATGAACAGAAAATGCTTTCCTTTCTGCTACATTACCATAGCATGATGTGGTAATACTATTGCGTCTGATGTTACAGTTTGgcaatctgtaaaaaaaaaaaaaaaaaaaaaatattgcttccgtCCCCAACAAATTTGCGTTGtaatacagaaaaatatgtccaaGCGGATAAACATGAAATGCTATTTTATAGTCTTTCTATGTGTGTTCAGTGATATCTGATCTGCTGACTCTTAGGTAGAAGATTGTTTTTGtaagttacaaaaataacaGCTTTATCCCGTGGTAAGTGCACACTAACCTGAACTCTGGTTACACGAAGTACCAGCCAAGTTGTTTACAGAAGACGTGGGCTGTGCAGTGTGTGACATTACTTCAGTTGCATTCTATGCTGTGGCCAAGCTTTGTATTCTGCCACTTAAACTTTTTGGAAATCCCCACAGACAGTGTCTCTTCTCAGTGTGATTTTTCTGAAAGAAGAGATGCTTGTATAGATTGGATGACTGGTAAATGATCAAATCCAGCAGATGTTTAAGCATTTATTGCtaagctatttttttttgttaattttagttatttaaaaaaacatattcagcaATCTCAACTGGTTTTTGAACAACAAGACAGAAGGAAGACAATATTTAGAGTTGCCTTTGTGTCAAATTGTACGTTTTTGTGCGTCAGCCAGCGAAATCTAACACAATCAGACAAACAGTGGACGTTTTTGGATGACCACATCTGTAAAAGTCACAGCTCATGCAGTGCACATCAGCCATTGATCACTTAGTTAGTCACTGGTGTTTACCCTTTGTCTCTGAGCGACCCACATTATACTCGCACATCACACGTCTGACCTTGGCCTCATTGTGAGTTGTCAACGTAGATTGTTAGATCATTTTACTGTGACGCTTAAACTGCCTGATTCAGGTTGAGAACTCAGTGTTCAAGGGTTATCAGTGACTCAGAAGATGATTGTCTGGAAGAGGAATGTTGCTGTTTGATGTGCATTTCATCTGTCATTTAATAGGTGTTGTATTAACTTAATTTAACACCATGTATGTAAACACCCGCTATTGCATGACAGCAGCACAACAATATTCCCAGAAAATTGCATCAACCCAGCTGCTGTATTCCTCAACCGAATGACATACTCAAGCCAGAAGGTGTGTCTGTACTTTTCAGTAGTCATATGATTGAtattaaaaaagacaatgaGCTGAGtgccttttattttgacaatCCCTGAGGGTAGTTGTGCAGAGATGGTGAAAGTTGTACCCAGCCTGCTGTCAACAGAGCGCAAACTTTATTTAACCCCAATTTAGGTCAAGGATTGTATCTCTAGTTTTAAAGGCACAAGTTTAGGCAAATATGGACACAGGTTACTCATTAGAAAGACTACTGTGGTTGTCgttggcacttttttttttactcagatTCTAAGTTCTTCTCCTTAGTTCGTACCACTAGCAACCCAAAATTGATTTTGTATTTAGCAGGAAagctaaaaactacaaaattacagttaaattgTCATAAACGAATATTACAAAGAACTTACTTTCAGCTAAAAATTCAACTTCTGTGAATACAGCAACACTGTtagttgcattttgttttttcagatctCAAGCTGTGTGAGAGTCAGTAACCTCAGACAATGGTTAGGAACAGATCTAAGTGAAAAAGTTTTTAGAATCTTTGCTAATTTATTTGTCTGAATACGTTTGGCACGTGTTTCTGTCATAAACAACTATAACTAAACAACCTCTCAGTGTTATTCAGTGTCTGTTTAAAATCTTTCATATATAGTTATGTTTTCCtttgacatatttttaatgttaacttCTTTGCAATGCCATTGTGATCACGTTGCTTGACactaaggggccgtttacacgaggatgcttgcaggtaaaaacgtcaaaatgtttcaacaaaacaccctattgtttatacgaggacggcgttttggggcttaataacgcaaaaatttgaaaccggcctccagagtggaaaagttgaaaactctccgccgttacgtttccgtctaaacagcaaaacgcaaaactttgccaagatctgaccacgtcgcgtacgcgattacgtcacatacgtgcgccggtgctttggtttgccggccggtacaaggaagtaaacaaagatgtgtgattatttccatccttcgtaccttcaagcaactctggcagctctatgtacactacaggagtcgtaccaacaaacgtgcagaatctgtacagattccgttcatgaacatttaccgcggtgGAGATCCggaaagggagatagtacgcatgcgcgtagacatggcggagttttatcacagcgccacccagctgcctggcatgcatatccaatcgaattccgcacactatagagtcaccgtatatacgcagatttccttcaaaaccgctcgtctaaacgtgaaatgacaagacgccacttttgcgttttctgttaagatggtcctcgtgtaaacgtaGCCTAAATCTCAAATCTTGTAACATGATGGGGGGAAAACTTTGATTTGGGCAGTGTTTACTTTGATATGCCATCAACAGTCATTAGCTTTGtttctggatttatttttcaggCTGCAGAAGGAAACCTGGTCATCAGCTCCTCCACCGACTACACACTAACTGTGTGGAAGGATCTTGAGCACAAGCCTCTTCGCCAGTACAGGTCGCAGTCTGACCCCATCCACGCCTTCGACCTTTACGGTTCAGAGATTGTAACCGGAACCGTGGCTAACAAGATTGGGGTGTACTCGATGGCCGACATCTCTCTGAGTCCCGTTAGCAGCACAAAGCTGAGTTCAGAGAACTTCCGCGGCACTCTGACCAGCCTGGCAGTCCTGCCCACTAAGAGGCTACTGCTGCTGGGCTCTGAGAACGGTGCCATTAGGTTATTGGCGTAAATCAATAGCTCTCTAAACATTCTTTCCACTGACCTTTAAAGTGTCTTACTCCTGAAGACACCAGGTGCCCCTTCTGTGCTC is a window of Acanthochromis polyacanthus isolate Apoly-LR-REF ecotype Palm Island chromosome 13, KAUST_Apoly_ChrSc, whole genome shotgun sequence DNA encoding:
- the wdr81 gene encoding WD repeat-containing protein 81 yields the protein MDWLMHAVERDLGVDRRQQGPGPRPQELIALVPTRWLVGLRERRIMRCARFDSISEAEISTYLQSSQAKLPPGWTRVCIQGLRKNKLSYRLARDPCHQQMEFLSQDSYVRTMQCVSQLNVRNLWRDAHYKLVQAYAGASEQMHIAAVDAVRHALQKLFNTTFIPSDKVSPSLSPAREKEKENYLPSSTSCFSKSQSDHLCPNVLPAECLLETAEMLYVILPYTQYSLHDIVSFSPAKLANSHAKVLFILYQLLIALQACHAAGLSCGELSLQDIAVDEQLCSRLKLNLAHYEELGTEGNADRHVSSRQEPNSMLPRESACVSQDNKRLCKDCFDELKTLALDWVHGRVSNFRYLMELNRLAGRREGDPNYHPVLPWVVDFTVPFGKFRDLRRSKFRLNKGDKQLDFTYEMTKEALAAAVGNGVGGGGVGGDLSGFAGAGGAGQSDHLHVPHHISDVLSDITYYVYKARQTPKSVLCSHVRSQWEPNEYPASMERMQSWTPDECIPEFYTDPSIFRSIHPDMPDLDVPSWCKSCEEFIEVHRRLLESREVSQHLHHWIDLTFGYKLSGKEAVKAKNVCLHLVDNHTNLTTYGVVQLFDQPHPPRLSPSQYAPAEPPLLGLAALNVPSLHIPPVDTMSDSVDGMVPESTGCESSGWTMVDRDEELEQGTEALDSLASTGSSTSASCSVPLPNMSTVAGKMGGEHTALIVSQSPSSFPGDFTSNIGPGLRSAMLQRGGPTNKKYGEVSTTAPNAEEIKLILPEGFNPLQPLEELEKLNNFLVKSLHAEVWPPAASRDCMRGGVIIESLPSLTQLYQRDMQALGVLIAEIFYSAKLRGLKPGAPLRQRFQAVMKLCSANLRDVPLCLHNALDTLLLIEKHSGIAHRETPHCPNPLLFKYDPICNGLPPPNPHQLLNSIITPFPFPSYFAALHCFIFSYHDKMGTMCSLQGRDVVFHLWQQLEALLRNKITAEGLEILLPFILALMREESTAVYAAWYLFEPISRVLGPRNASKYLLKPLINVYENPHCLRGRFYLYTDCFILQLIVRLGLQAFLSSLLPHVLQVITGFESCMSDSGGEACKGLRTGMCNLGEEEEDFECGEMRASSGSVGGNMGGSSGASGGVGVVGDTGLVDYSSGISLSDQVFLSEAEDFQNGFYVNSGAGVAAGKQQSQNSAAKEQDQESLSVGKLSDKSSTSELSLGDDSMRDRASLKSADSSQDLKHASEGEEGGELEEEEVTETNEGKEGTDDPSVLNLELTLSGCTEASGATVATLEGEFVNGMTLEETEKGIVTGQEEEDHDPSEESEEKEQKILLDTVCKTVRWLSAKLGPTVTSRYVARNLLRLLTNCYIGLENHQFVAPASEESSLESVGMGSVYEKKPVVGDHTAGPVLDCLIYIAQLYGEPVLTYQYLPYIGYLVSPPSSQRLNTRKEASLLGAVALTQKIIVFLSDTNLMDMLMKINQDVLLPLLDLLTTPRMGFPSGVQTRTAVCLKTLSLMALICLRIGKEMVQQHMADTLRRFFAVFSLLHSLQPQLDSAPRRVVGEVTVVDVCTPEESNVTYEMAVLEELQTVFNPEMAHASYIPFHCLTGDVAIRKLVPNHELVWQLAQSYHQSVSQGSSETYVTATSRLEPLASTGFGRRMGCSPFPAPSTSSTPVGDSVPESGTFGSRLVGNRIQVSRDNDYGGSPNPGLGNSWGRSSHTTPIITTASTFSTPSTGTMSFSSSWVTSPAPEDSALKQELPRSSRSLQGNWLAYWQYEIGLNQQDPHFHFHQIRLQSFLGHSGPTKCLAPLAGEDYFLSGSKDKTVKLWPLYNHGDGTKEMEPRLTYSEHRKSVFYVGQLEASQEVVSCDGSVHLWDQYTGKHIRSYDAVDGKSPITAVTTMPAPHCSVVFGSADSVLRFIDPRKPGLQHEFRLAYNNVSAGLIRYLAVSPSGRTVAAGFSSGFIVLLDARTGLVLRGWPAHEGDILQMKAAEGNLVISSSTDYTLTVWKDLEHKPLRQYRSQSDPIHAFDLYGSEIVTGTVANKIGVYSMADISLSPVSSTKLSSENFRGTLTSLAVLPTKRLLLLGSENGAIRLLA